One genomic region from Metallosphaera tengchongensis encodes:
- a CDS encoding TorD/DmsD family molecular chaperone has translation MSVSILDVLNVRHATYDMFSELFLYKFHEEEYNELLNKLKFLDENLSKYMEETGVNVGEIRRAFHEAKRSDYLIEYSTLFLTGMGVKPLTPVESKRMFSLMGEKVATFKYTDVVRFLKSRGIVPKMSSQFSPELDHISSLLAFMSILIEEEFNLRSSKQDAFKSVQDQKNFATTHLFSWVPDWANDVVSDPRSNLYKVVCRELDNWLKFEKDFLGER, from the coding sequence TTGTCAGTTTCCATTCTTGACGTGCTAAACGTTAGGCATGCGACTTACGATATGTTTTCTGAGCTCTTTCTATACAAGTTCCATGAGGAGGAATACAACGAGTTATTGAACAAGTTGAAGTTTTTGGACGAGAACCTCTCTAAGTATATGGAGGAGACCGGAGTAAACGTGGGGGAAATAAGGAGAGCCTTCCATGAAGCTAAGAGGAGCGACTACCTAATTGAGTATTCCACTCTCTTCTTAACAGGGATGGGTGTGAAACCCTTAACTCCTGTGGAGAGCAAAAGGATGTTCTCCTTGATGGGCGAGAAGGTAGCTACTTTCAAGTACACGGATGTCGTCAGGTTCCTTAAGTCAAGGGGTATTGTACCTAAGATGTCCTCACAGTTTAGCCCAGAACTCGATCATATATCTTCCCTGCTGGCCTTCATGTCGATCCTCATTGAGGAGGAGTTTAATCTTAGATCTTCAAAACAGGACGCGTTTAAGTCAGTCCAGGACCAGAAGAACTTCGCCACAACCCACCTGTTTTCATGGGTTCCTGACTGGGCAAACGATGTCGTGAGCGATCCTAGGTCAAACCTATATAAGGTAGTTTGTAGGGAACTGGACAACTGGTTGAAGTTCGAGAAGGATTTCCTAGGGGAGAGATGA
- the nrfD gene encoding NrfD/PsrC family molybdoenzyme membrane anchor subunit: protein MGLFTSPSPGTSFGIQAPIIQINQYPLWGDYVALALYFTEIAGMLMAIIGLMEVKGKFTSFNKRASVVTFIAAVLALGFFDMDLGRPAAALSSPIEAIANFGHSWMARGIIFVGGLLLFSFLYMAVSLLNMKNRLVRGVIAVIGVFAGIFSTTYSGFELAATTGVPFWNNAGIPVLYLADGIFAATGLAYIVALAGKNEDVIRARVTLSKLLFFSSVAELAAWFLFMASVNFIYVFDQVAYNYLITSSSFLADLGLTSLTLVLSGIGYLSISGIPMMGMKGATTSKAVGELPVMDLPAVMKYLLVVAAILALVAGYLTRADVLFAGQYAYQLAPLTPFQIVTNQPVPIGSFGWRG from the coding sequence ATGGGTCTGTTCACATCACCTTCTCCAGGAACGTCCTTCGGCATCCAGGCGCCCATAATACAGATAAACCAGTACCCTCTCTGGGGAGATTACGTAGCTCTAGCCCTATATTTCACGGAGATTGCCGGTATGCTAATGGCTATAATAGGGTTGATGGAAGTCAAGGGAAAGTTCACTTCCTTTAACAAGAGGGCATCGGTTGTCACGTTCATCGCTGCGGTGCTTGCTTTGGGATTTTTTGATATGGATCTAGGGAGACCTGCAGCTGCCTTGTCTTCACCCATAGAGGCTATTGCTAACTTCGGTCACTCGTGGATGGCTAGGGGTATAATTTTCGTTGGAGGTCTATTGCTCTTCTCCTTCCTATATATGGCTGTCTCATTGTTAAACATGAAGAACAGGCTGGTTAGAGGTGTAATAGCGGTTATAGGAGTTTTTGCTGGTATATTTTCCACCACCTACAGCGGATTCGAGCTTGCTGCTACTACTGGGGTTCCCTTCTGGAACAACGCTGGGATACCTGTACTTTATTTAGCGGACGGGATTTTCGCAGCCACAGGTTTAGCTTACATAGTCGCACTTGCTGGTAAGAACGAGGATGTTATAAGAGCCAGAGTTACCCTGTCAAAGCTATTGTTCTTCTCAAGCGTTGCCGAACTAGCCGCTTGGTTCTTGTTCATGGCTTCGGTAAACTTCATCTACGTGTTTGACCAGGTTGCCTACAACTATCTGATAACCTCAAGCTCTTTCCTAGCTGATTTGGGGCTTACTTCCCTTACCTTAGTCCTCTCAGGGATAGGCTATCTCTCCATTTCTGGAATACCCATGATGGGGATGAAGGGAGCAACGACCAGCAAGGCAGTGGGGGAGCTACCAGTCATGGATTTACCAGCAGTTATGAAGTACTTACTCGTAGTGGCAGCCATACTAGCCTTAGTAGCAGGCTACTTGACTAGGGCTGACGTGTTGTTCGCAGGGCAATACGCTTATCAGTTGGCTCCTCTAACACCTTTCCAAATAGTTACCAATCAACCCGTTCCTATAGGATCGTTTGGGTGGAGAGGTTAA
- a CDS encoding DUF2299 domain-containing protein: MASDTDLFSWFKELNMKVDKVSSSGIYFHFTISPPMGGVPVSVIRTTPDSSYYIVAVVLDLDQQKFKSNPELSSQIKRELIKMNVEFFFTPDDKAPKSIQIARIMFSQDLTRNEALNNVTLVKNAALLVLEMTSR, translated from the coding sequence ATGGCAAGCGACACTGACTTGTTCTCTTGGTTCAAGGAGCTGAACATGAAAGTCGATAAGGTCAGCAGTTCTGGTATCTACTTTCACTTCACCATTTCTCCACCCATGGGAGGTGTGCCCGTGTCTGTCATAAGGACGACACCGGATTCAAGTTACTACATAGTAGCAGTGGTGTTGGACCTAGATCAGCAAAAGTTCAAGTCCAACCCAGAACTCTCATCACAAATAAAGAGAGAACTCATCAAAATGAACGTGGAATTTTTCTTCACCCCTGACGATAAGGCCCCAAAAAGCATTCAGATAGCAAGGATAATGTTCTCGCAGGACCTTACGAGAAATGAGGCCCTCAACAACGTAACGCTTGTCAAGAACGCTGCTCTACTGGTACTAGAGATGACGAGCAGGTGA
- a CDS encoding tetratricopeptide repeat protein translates to MGEDLLFKADEMFRRGEYLEVLDLLDGVELVEAFMMRAESMVMLGRYEDALTELERGLSIFPYSYVMLTRQAEILESMGKYEDALEKVNRALELIPFSSEHHFLRARVLFKLQRYEDANLELAEVLRTNPKNVEARIMKASSYYNMGLKLDALSEVNRALAFRKEDPKLHELKGKIYFELGYHKLALSEFKIASHYDPNNSDYYYEIASCHYYLGMYDDALIYLNEALKISRKAPYLALMAVLKKERGEDPSQEVREAVELDKSMRTVLENLLNVKISPTGYIEGVK, encoded by the coding sequence ATGGGAGAGGATTTACTCTTTAAGGCTGATGAGATGTTTCGCAGGGGTGAATATCTAGAAGTCCTAGACCTCTTAGACGGTGTGGAGCTTGTTGAAGCCTTCATGATGCGTGCGGAGTCTATGGTCATGTTGGGGAGATATGAGGACGCATTAACGGAGTTGGAGAGGGGGCTGTCTATTTTCCCGTACAGTTACGTGATGCTCACCAGGCAAGCAGAGATCCTTGAGAGTATGGGAAAATATGAGGACGCCTTGGAGAAGGTTAACAGGGCTCTAGAACTCATTCCCTTCTCCTCAGAGCACCACTTTTTGAGGGCCAGGGTCCTCTTTAAGTTACAAAGGTACGAGGACGCTAACCTTGAGCTAGCTGAGGTCCTGAGGACAAACCCTAAGAACGTCGAAGCCAGGATCATGAAGGCGTCGTCTTACTACAATATGGGGCTGAAGCTGGACGCCCTCTCAGAGGTCAATAGGGCCTTGGCCTTCAGAAAAGAAGATCCTAAACTTCACGAACTTAAGGGGAAGATATACTTTGAGTTAGGTTACCATAAGCTGGCCCTGAGCGAATTCAAGATAGCTTCCCACTACGATCCAAACAACTCTGACTACTACTACGAGATTGCCAGCTGTCATTACTACCTAGGCATGTATGATGATGCGTTAATTTACCTTAACGAGGCCTTAAAGATATCCAGGAAGGCCCCTTACCTAGCACTCATGGCAGTCCTCAAGAAAGAGAGGGGGGAGGACCCCTCCCAGGAAGTGAGGGAAGCAGTGGAGCTGGACAAGTCAATGAGGACCGTCTTGGAAAACCTGCTTAACGTAAAAATATCTCCAACTGGTTATATCGAGGGAGTGAAGTGA
- a CDS encoding HAD family hydrolase yields MNPILLDLDSIIDFSSVQGIQEYRSLTFSLSLVSKYYPVSQLVKEVLKGSLTEAKPYPDSLTLEELGYRSRILVVTNLPKMEGKRLLMRYNLDAFVQDLVSPEDVNRFFPSKEFLDFSARKLNSVRGIMTLITPHVDQAIVARAQGLRVILLRSKVSLPQDLGIGIRDDLTQVAESLAQHRVDSTMGDSSLRCT; encoded by the coding sequence ATGAATCCCATTCTACTCGATTTGGACTCTATAATAGATTTCTCCTCAGTCCAGGGGATTCAGGAGTACAGATCCCTAACGTTCTCCCTGTCGCTGGTGTCTAAGTACTACCCGGTGAGCCAGCTCGTAAAGGAAGTTTTAAAGGGCTCTCTCACGGAGGCTAAGCCATACCCTGATTCCCTGACCTTGGAGGAGTTGGGGTATAGGTCAAGGATACTCGTTGTGACCAATCTACCCAAGATGGAAGGAAAGAGATTGCTGATGAGGTATAACTTAGACGCTTTCGTCCAGGACCTCGTTTCTCCTGAGGACGTTAACAGGTTTTTCCCTTCGAAGGAGTTCCTAGACTTTTCAGCGAGGAAACTGAACAGCGTCAGGGGAATAATGACCTTAATAACTCCACACGTAGACCAAGCCATAGTAGCGAGGGCTCAGGGTCTTAGGGTGATCCTCTTGAGGAGTAAAGTTTCCCTACCGCAGGATCTTGGTATTGGGATCAGGGATGACCTAACGCAGGTAGCTGAATCTCTTGCACAACACAGGGTTGACTCTACCATGGGGGACTCTAGTTTGAGGTGTACTTGA
- a CDS encoding 4Fe-4S binding protein, which yields MLNAGLLVSRKAREVIGDDILKEVFERAKLAYAADLTDFVQEDIKQNDLRALLIVNETGRERWMEDLDQKYGVSPLAVSVIPSSWFLEKTRDYIISLLVAYSLRAEMMDLVYRVQPTRSPSVSRRSLLKFKLYEYKPYPVLFDEVHAEREINKAVESCPLGLIAKSPEGPSVTNPEKCTACGYCSASSYLGYLEVPTFTTEQFVSFVNSLVRFYPRPAGILFTDSRLERTSEGIFPFLVPCVASVHDSFVLATYAAGFIPIVHASSTCETRDMALRRLEELPSKFPGTNLEVRKAKSDEELTKVLETPLISIPRAEIPEEVSLNRGRRRNLLIWSINEMSKKVSLNQDDEIPGVYDVVVDPSKCVLCGVCVRACQMLVPDLSGGSELELSYNIPYCIGSQRCVKNCPENAITVPGFAKLSSFRKKVVNKASVAKCRICGKPIGSEKVKVRVDSMLLSQGFQGTAQYTDICNECKQKELTKMWVQRILGGKK from the coding sequence ATGCTGAACGCAGGTCTTTTGGTCTCAAGGAAAGCTAGGGAGGTAATAGGGGACGATATCCTGAAGGAAGTTTTTGAGAGAGCTAAGTTAGCGTACGCGGCTGACTTGACTGACTTTGTCCAAGAGGATATTAAGCAAAACGATCTGAGGGCCCTCCTTATCGTTAATGAGACCGGAAGGGAGAGGTGGATGGAGGATCTAGATCAAAAATACGGAGTCTCCCCATTGGCGGTCTCGGTCATACCCTCGTCTTGGTTCCTTGAAAAGACAAGGGATTACATAATCTCTCTTCTGGTAGCTTACTCCTTAAGGGCAGAGATGATGGATCTAGTTTACAGGGTTCAACCCACGCGCTCCCCTTCAGTGTCCAGGAGGTCCTTACTCAAGTTTAAGCTCTACGAGTATAAGCCCTACCCAGTTCTGTTCGACGAGGTCCATGCGGAGAGGGAGATAAATAAAGCGGTGGAGTCATGTCCCTTGGGTCTGATTGCGAAGTCCCCAGAGGGACCTTCCGTGACCAACCCTGAGAAGTGTACAGCTTGCGGTTACTGCTCCGCTTCGTCTTACTTGGGCTATCTAGAGGTTCCAACGTTCACTACAGAGCAGTTCGTGTCGTTCGTTAACTCCTTGGTAAGGTTTTATCCTAGACCTGCGGGGATCCTCTTCACCGATTCGAGGCTTGAGAGGACTAGCGAGGGCATCTTCCCGTTCCTTGTTCCTTGCGTCGCTTCGGTCCACGATTCCTTCGTGTTGGCTACTTACGCTGCAGGGTTCATACCCATAGTCCACGCGTCCTCCACGTGTGAGACTAGGGACATGGCGTTGAGGAGACTGGAGGAACTCCCCTCCAAGTTCCCTGGAACTAATCTGGAGGTTAGGAAAGCGAAGAGCGACGAGGAGCTCACCAAGGTTCTGGAGACCCCCCTAATCTCCATACCAAGGGCAGAAATCCCTGAGGAGGTCTCGCTAAACAGGGGAAGAAGGAGGAACCTCCTGATCTGGTCAATCAACGAGATGTCCAAAAAGGTGTCGTTGAACCAGGACGATGAGATCCCTGGAGTTTATGACGTTGTAGTAGACCCTAGCAAATGTGTACTTTGTGGGGTCTGTGTGAGGGCTTGTCAGATGCTCGTCCCAGATCTATCTGGAGGGTCAGAACTAGAGTTATCTTACAATATCCCCTACTGTATAGGCTCGCAGAGGTGCGTCAAGAACTGTCCGGAGAACGCCATAACCGTTCCAGGCTTCGCTAAACTTTCTAGTTTCAGGAAGAAAGTCGTCAACAAGGCAAGCGTTGCCAAGTGCAGGATCTGCGGAAAGCCCATAGGTTCGGAAAAGGTAAAGGTAAGGGTTGACTCCATGCTTCTGAGCCAGGGATTTCAGGGAACAGCTCAGTACACCGATATATGTAACGAGTGTAAACAGAAGGAGCTGACTAAAATGTGGGTTCAGAGAATACTGGGTGGTAAGAAATGA
- a CDS encoding twin-arginine translocation signal domain-containing protein, with protein MSHLKLTRRDFLKVSGAAALGTAIILGGSSVAKRLFDTFSQTDTGYTLNYPGDEIVYSNCFQCLGRCGLEIVRTPTGFPRFITGTIGWHINDGGVCPRGASDVYYYFAPARLRYPLLRAGDRGSGKWIAIDYDTAFDIIVNGASASSWSKLGVTPQSLGVGNFQGFLKIRETNPHSLGFWQGRDQLIPGITAGFFAGNFGTANSGAHGGFCSMNVYAAGVYVTGAPVWEYAGPDEERAQYFILAGLAGDHFPNWMRRIIARIRENGGKVVTIAPERFGFYSVSDEHLFINPATDGALAMGWIRVLVDFHYYVYKAYLASTGQGPAVINPMTLQSVQPAYDSASGQLIMQAPTPSGQVQPIASLGDIPSTAVFPHIDEEFLRYYTNLSWLVIVNPTPQNGDSLDPTDPTAGNNVGLHLRMPVSNSEYSKSHPWLEAIMGNDGNVYSFVDTPWQKNVMPILTMDELPSSMQSNIVQVPYKLKNGTTVKVPAIQVTVPKSLGSSDTITLTVTTAFELFRAELMNYDPYTPSGSSPQFGALNVAEVTGIPHNTVVRIANELATVAFQKSIYEPAQWVDYLGRYHDHVVGRPVSIYFMRGLAAHANGFMSASSLYYLVLTLGAWDNPGADLYKYPYPHYFPGHAVPPHPLANAPSVDSNIASAIQGTNISIPKGRSGFLKTEYIYNDGTVDIKNVTVVGAGPYGFPDGPDDLVLYSNGRPLLMDRGYSWELPLAVQRSISAVAYTAYYMNKYPNQVMPYTVNALMWYITAPYWNNAYTLTDLLQKVTEKDSSGNYIIPFTVQFDLFMQETDNVVDLVMPDLSFLEIYGFHSTFDRPTSLPQGPSDSLNWPALPSMYPVLSTGDTLLTLLWLLRAYPNQKSITPTDNPHYTTQDPITGGNLVSPVNVHDPITGTQILAQGQPGLISTGMYILKSGTLLAGYGSNFEYILTDESGKQSPNPQQLKLYASFVPASGNQSSVINQILSSVPSGQTFSTAPTFKIGASNRSSGTEHYFRIPVKFQPGLASKLQDIINKYAPNMSLSDINPGTVKVGKGGAAYVLPPSIRYMRNVNMFYFLGWGAYMPGGYGPIGLPYVHRIYLEYLQKFRLAGAGKWTGYNAAYYYYYLKTGNSQFKVPSVVPNDSYGKAVANNLLSYHRPFGGYYPVPAWNSSITPDGINESDYPLTFFVRRHDRTYHTWSFNVPWLIAIMPYTPVMLSAADPYVKSTGIQSGDLVQFEAINEPWSGGLRTTLTAVAFLDNATRPGAAWVVVSAQALPGFRSQTADSPQVKYSVLNNWANISYMPPSRGGQLSPTSDNAFPIMYLDPITGQTSWHDSRIKIIGKSSSSQVQVTANRFTYMGQDFSNQDILSVISNQMGGQISVSNSPSQATFAQPVNVPHLRFNANQMTSTSIWSYVSPGSLAPSYQIGQYKVRYGFATDPTSQ; from the coding sequence ATGAGCCACTTAAAGCTAACGAGAAGGGATTTTCTTAAGGTAAGTGGTGCAGCGGCATTAGGTACTGCAATTATCTTAGGAGGTAGTTCTGTAGCTAAGAGGCTTTTCGACACGTTCTCACAAACGGACACGGGTTATACCCTCAACTATCCGGGCGATGAGATAGTGTACTCCAACTGCTTCCAGTGTCTGGGCAGATGTGGCCTTGAGATAGTTAGAACGCCAACAGGTTTCCCAAGGTTTATTACAGGCACCATAGGTTGGCATATAAACGATGGTGGAGTTTGTCCGAGAGGGGCTTCAGACGTCTACTACTATTTTGCCCCAGCCAGGTTAAGGTACCCATTGCTCAGGGCAGGGGATAGGGGTTCCGGGAAGTGGATCGCAATAGATTACGATACAGCGTTTGACATCATAGTTAATGGGGCTTCGGCAAGCAGCTGGAGCAAGCTTGGGGTGACACCCCAGAGTTTGGGCGTAGGTAACTTCCAGGGTTTCTTAAAAATCAGGGAGACCAATCCGCATTCCTTAGGCTTCTGGCAGGGTAGAGACCAACTTATTCCAGGAATAACGGCAGGCTTCTTTGCGGGTAACTTCGGTACAGCCAACTCAGGAGCCCACGGTGGTTTCTGCTCAATGAACGTCTACGCAGCAGGAGTTTATGTGACTGGGGCTCCAGTGTGGGAGTACGCTGGTCCAGATGAGGAGAGGGCACAGTACTTCATACTGGCTGGATTGGCTGGAGATCACTTCCCCAACTGGATGAGGAGGATCATAGCTAGAATAAGAGAGAACGGCGGAAAGGTGGTAACAATTGCTCCAGAGAGGTTCGGTTTCTACTCAGTATCGGATGAGCACTTGTTCATAAATCCCGCCACAGACGGAGCACTTGCCATGGGGTGGATAAGAGTTCTAGTGGACTTCCACTACTACGTGTACAAGGCCTATCTAGCGTCCACGGGTCAGGGTCCTGCTGTGATCAACCCCATGACCTTACAGTCCGTACAACCAGCGTACGATTCAGCATCAGGGCAACTAATAATGCAGGCTCCGACTCCCTCGGGCCAGGTACAACCTATCGCTTCCCTAGGCGACATACCGTCAACAGCAGTTTTCCCACACATCGATGAGGAATTCCTTAGGTACTACACTAACCTTTCGTGGTTGGTGATAGTTAACCCCACTCCCCAAAATGGAGACTCCTTAGACCCAACAGATCCAACCGCAGGGAATAACGTTGGTTTGCACTTGAGGATGCCAGTGAGTAACTCTGAGTATAGTAAGTCTCATCCGTGGTTGGAGGCTATTATGGGTAACGATGGAAATGTTTACTCCTTTGTAGACACTCCATGGCAGAAGAACGTCATGCCTATATTGACCATGGACGAGTTACCCTCGTCGATGCAGTCCAATATTGTGCAGGTACCATACAAACTGAAGAACGGGACTACTGTGAAGGTACCAGCTATACAGGTAACCGTACCTAAGTCATTGGGTTCCTCAGATACCATTACTCTCACTGTGACTACAGCCTTCGAGCTCTTTAGGGCTGAGCTTATGAACTACGATCCGTATACCCCTTCAGGCTCGTCACCCCAGTTTGGGGCCCTCAACGTGGCTGAAGTGACAGGGATTCCTCACAACACTGTAGTCAGAATTGCCAACGAGTTGGCTACTGTAGCTTTCCAGAAGTCCATTTACGAACCCGCTCAGTGGGTCGATTATTTAGGCCGTTACCATGACCACGTGGTGGGCAGACCCGTTTCCATATACTTCATGAGGGGACTTGCGGCCCACGCCAACGGCTTCATGAGCGCTTCATCTCTCTACTACCTAGTTTTGACTCTAGGGGCCTGGGACAACCCAGGGGCTGACCTTTATAAGTACCCTTACCCTCACTATTTCCCTGGTCATGCAGTACCTCCTCACCCTCTAGCCAACGCACCAAGCGTAGACTCAAACATTGCTTCAGCTATTCAAGGAACCAACATATCTATACCTAAGGGAAGGTCTGGATTCCTGAAGACCGAGTATATCTACAACGATGGAACGGTGGACATCAAGAACGTGACTGTTGTAGGTGCCGGTCCCTACGGTTTCCCTGATGGTCCGGACGACCTAGTTCTATACAGTAACGGAAGACCTCTTCTCATGGACAGAGGGTATAGTTGGGAACTCCCCCTTGCAGTACAGAGGAGCATCTCAGCTGTGGCTTACACAGCTTACTACATGAACAAGTACCCTAATCAGGTAATGCCATATACTGTGAACGCATTAATGTGGTACATTACCGCCCCGTACTGGAACAACGCTTATACCCTGACTGATCTCTTGCAAAAAGTGACCGAGAAGGATAGCAGTGGGAATTACATCATACCGTTCACAGTCCAGTTCGACCTCTTTATGCAGGAGACGGACAACGTAGTGGATCTAGTTATGCCCGACCTTTCGTTCCTGGAGATTTATGGATTTCACAGCACATTTGACAGACCTACCTCCCTCCCACAGGGCCCATCAGATTCCTTGAACTGGCCAGCTTTACCATCAATGTATCCAGTTCTCTCCACAGGGGACACCCTACTCACGTTATTGTGGTTACTGAGGGCTTATCCAAATCAAAAATCCATAACGCCAACTGACAACCCCCACTATACAACCCAAGACCCCATCACGGGAGGAAACCTAGTCAGCCCAGTAAACGTCCACGACCCCATAACTGGGACGCAAATTTTGGCCCAAGGTCAACCAGGACTGATATCGACGGGCATGTATATATTAAAGTCCGGGACTCTCCTTGCGGGCTACGGAAGCAACTTCGAGTACATACTAACGGATGAGTCTGGTAAGCAGTCCCCGAACCCTCAACAGTTGAAGCTATACGCCTCATTTGTACCAGCCTCCGGGAATCAGAGCAGTGTCATTAATCAGATACTATCCAGCGTCCCCAGCGGTCAGACGTTCTCCACAGCACCTACTTTCAAGATAGGGGCAAGTAATAGGTCATCCGGAACGGAGCACTACTTCAGGATACCAGTGAAGTTCCAGCCTGGTCTTGCGAGCAAACTACAGGACATAATCAACAAGTATGCCCCCAACATGTCCTTAAGCGACATAAATCCAGGCACAGTTAAGGTCGGGAAAGGAGGAGCAGCGTACGTCCTTCCACCTTCCATCAGATACATGAGGAACGTAAACATGTTCTACTTCCTTGGATGGGGCGCTTACATGCCAGGAGGTTACGGGCCTATAGGGCTCCCCTACGTTCACAGGATTTACCTAGAGTACCTCCAGAAGTTTAGGCTGGCAGGAGCAGGGAAGTGGACTGGGTATAACGCAGCCTACTACTATTACTATCTCAAGACCGGCAACTCTCAATTCAAGGTTCCCTCCGTGGTGCCTAACGACAGCTACGGGAAAGCGGTCGCCAACAACCTGTTAAGCTACCACAGACCCTTTGGAGGCTATTACCCTGTCCCAGCCTGGAACTCAAGCATAACTCCAGACGGAATAAACGAGAGTGACTATCCACTAACCTTCTTCGTGAGGAGGCACGATAGGACGTACCACACGTGGTCCTTTAACGTACCTTGGTTGATTGCCATAATGCCTTATACCCCAGTGATGCTGAGTGCAGCCGACCCATATGTGAAGAGCACGGGGATTCAGTCTGGTGATCTAGTACAGTTTGAGGCCATAAACGAACCTTGGAGTGGAGGTCTGAGGACTACTCTTACAGCAGTAGCCTTCCTTGACAACGCCACTAGGCCAGGAGCAGCTTGGGTTGTTGTGTCAGCTCAGGCCTTGCCAGGGTTCAGGAGCCAGACTGCGGACTCCCCACAGGTCAAGTACAGTGTGTTAAATAACTGGGCTAACATCTCGTACATGCCACCATCTAGGGGTGGACAACTCTCTCCAACCTCTGATAACGCTTTCCCGATAATGTATCTAGATCCCATAACGGGTCAGACATCGTGGCACGACAGCAGAATAAAGATCATAGGTAAGTCATCCTCTAGCCAGGTCCAGGTCACAGCCAATAGGTTCACATACATGGGACAGGACTTCTCCAACCAGGACATACTGTCCGTTATCTCCAACCAGATGGGCGGACAGATATCTGTGAGCAACTCTCCCTCACAGGCTACCTTCGCCCAGCCTGTGAACGTACCTCACTTAAGGTTCAATGCCAACCAGATGACCTCAACTAGTATATGGAGCTACGTGTCTCCTGGATCCCTCGCCCCCAGCTACCAGATAGGTCAATACAAGGTGAGGTACGGGTTTGCCACAGACCCCACAAGTCAATAG
- a CDS encoding 4Fe-4S dicluster domain-containing protein, with translation MSQTPQIQLDIRQGGVQKALPYTPVANYAIITDLNKCFGCAGCQMSCKEWNTSGMFGPLPDLDPYGNLDVMFWLRVLYVEVGNYPQTKVYNIPINCFHCMNAPCVEVCPVGATFKRTQDGIVLVDYEECIGTKYCIYACPYGNRFFDYIEGVTKKCTHCFDRIYDPTLPPEERIPACIHGCMVQARIWANRLDPTDPGNILFVDKGGFVLGPETGANPASGYLPWHSAYAANNDVELLSESEYYNVWTSNGVVQLGSQGNNSTYTESNGSNSSS, from the coding sequence ATGTCCCAAACACCACAAATCCAATTGGATATAAGACAAGGTGGAGTCCAAAAGGCTCTCCCATACACTCCAGTAGCTAACTACGCGATAATAACGGATCTCAACAAGTGCTTCGGATGCGCAGGTTGCCAAATGTCGTGCAAGGAGTGGAACACATCAGGGATGTTCGGACCTTTGCCTGATCTTGATCCCTATGGGAACCTAGACGTAATGTTCTGGCTGAGAGTGCTTTACGTTGAGGTAGGGAACTACCCCCAAACCAAGGTATACAACATACCCATCAACTGCTTCCACTGTATGAATGCCCCCTGTGTGGAGGTGTGCCCAGTTGGCGCTACCTTTAAGAGGACACAGGACGGCATCGTCTTAGTCGACTATGAGGAGTGCATAGGGACCAAGTACTGTATCTACGCATGTCCATACGGAAACAGGTTCTTCGATTACATTGAGGGCGTGACCAAGAAGTGCACCCACTGCTTTGACAGGATATATGACCCAACCCTACCGCCAGAGGAGAGGATCCCAGCCTGCATTCACGGATGTATGGTCCAGGCTAGGATCTGGGCAAATAGGCTTGACCCCACTGACCCAGGTAACATCCTGTTCGTGGACAAGGGAGGCTTCGTTTTAGGTCCTGAGACTGGAGCCAACCCCGCCAGCGGATATTTGCCATGGCATAGCGCCTATGCAGCGAATAACGACGTAGAGCTCCTCAGCGAATCCGAGTACTACAACGTCTGGACATCCAACGGGGTTGTTCAGTTGGGTTCCCAAGGGAACAATTCGACCTATACGGAGAGCAATGGCTCCAACTCCAGCTCGTAA